In the genome of Leeuwenhoekiella sp. MAR_2009_132, one region contains:
- a CDS encoding alpha/beta hydrolase — MRKFLSLVIVSILFSSLSFAQNQTLTKGMVSEIEVTTDSTSLNYSIYIPQNFIATKPVKGLFIFDPNGDGMRASRLFVSAIAGEDYVVVSNNFKMSNNLDSLDYNANNAITIMRDVFAKVALEPSQIYIAGLGAGAKATSALSYLLKNTAGILLVDDVYFADQYIAQARKNNVIGVVGKSSPNYYQMADYFRMMKSFNSSNELYTYSNSGEWPGASFIGVLLNRLNHIQADNINLKISDTLWEKRYQNDLNGLKSLVLNKEYLTAYDLSLDLKRDYRRKVDLDAIKNFYKSLRNTESYKTAKRLDRSGNLEELLLLDDIEYFLESDIVAANFENLGYWDSRINEFKNASNDSDKPNEQKVAKRMLGYIDYTVEDFLTLNKVSLLAQRIFGNVLMTMLDSKDYQAYLNIISLSAQDNDDNTAYFYLEELLKQGFADYDALYEIPQTTTLKIKPVYNQLIKSYLGKAKF, encoded by the coding sequence ATGCGTAAATTTTTATCGTTAGTTATAGTATCTATTTTATTTTCTTCTCTTTCATTTGCTCAAAACCAGACCTTAACAAAAGGTATGGTAAGTGAGATTGAAGTTACAACAGATAGCACTTCTTTAAATTATTCTATTTATATACCGCAAAATTTTATAGCGACTAAGCCTGTTAAAGGCTTATTCATTTTTGATCCTAATGGTGATGGTATGCGTGCTTCCCGGTTATTTGTCTCTGCTATTGCAGGAGAAGACTATGTAGTGGTCTCAAATAATTTTAAGATGAGTAATAATTTAGATAGTCTTGATTACAATGCAAATAATGCCATAACCATAATGCGCGATGTCTTTGCAAAAGTTGCGCTAGAACCTTCACAGATTTATATTGCCGGATTAGGAGCTGGGGCAAAAGCAACAAGTGCCTTATCGTATTTGCTTAAAAATACAGCAGGTATTCTTTTAGTAGATGATGTATATTTTGCAGATCAATATATTGCGCAGGCGCGAAAAAATAATGTTATAGGAGTAGTGGGGAAGTCTTCACCTAACTATTACCAAATGGCAGATTATTTTAGAATGATGAAAAGTTTTAATTCTTCAAATGAGTTGTATACGTATTCAAATTCTGGAGAATGGCCAGGAGCAAGTTTTATAGGGGTTTTATTGAATAGATTAAATCATATTCAAGCAGATAATATTAATCTAAAGATTTCTGATACACTATGGGAAAAGCGGTACCAAAATGATCTAAACGGACTAAAAAGTCTGGTATTGAATAAAGAATATTTGACTGCTTATGATCTTAGTTTGGACTTAAAAAGAGATTATCGCAGAAAGGTAGATCTTGATGCAATTAAGAATTTTTATAAAAGTCTTAGAAATACAGAATCTTATAAAACTGCTAAGCGATTAGACAGATCTGGTAATTTAGAGGAGTTGTTACTGTTAGATGACATTGAATATTTTTTAGAATCTGATATTGTTGCAGCGAATTTTGAGAATCTTGGCTATTGGGATAGTCGAATTAATGAATTTAAAAATGCATCAAATGACTCGGATAAACCTAATGAACAAAAAGTAGCAAAACGCATGTTAGGCTATATAGATTACACTGTTGAAGATTTTCTGACATTAAATAAAGTGTCTCTTTTAGCGCAACGTATTTTTGGAAACGTATTAATGACCATGCTTGATAGTAAAGATTATCAGGCTTATCTTAATATTATAAGTTTATCTGCACAAGATAATGACGATAACACTGCCTATTTTTATTTAGAAGAATTATTAAAGCAGGGGTTTGCAGATTACGATGCGCTTTACGAAATTCCGCAAACGACAACATTAAAAATAAAGCCCGTTTATAATCAACTAATTAAATCTTATTTAGGGAAAGCTAAATTTTAG
- a CDS encoding zinc ribbon domain-containing protein, whose translation MAKKTEATVEEKLRALYDLQLIHSRVDTIRNVRGELPLEVEDLEDEVAGLNTRLEKLGGELGLIDDQIKAKKILIDESKASIKKYTEQQKNVRNNREYNSLSKEIEFQELEIQLAEKNIREYRAQIEQKNAVIDQTKERVGERQKHLKHKKQELDAILAETEKEEQALLSQSEAFENSIDERLVKAYNRIRSNVRNGLAIVAIERGASGGSFFTIPPQVQVEIAGRKKIITDEHSGRILVDEELAREEQEKMEAIFSKI comes from the coding sequence ATGGCAAAAAAGACCGAAGCTACCGTTGAAGAAAAACTCAGAGCATTATATGATTTGCAACTGATACATTCTCGTGTTGATACCATTCGCAATGTGCGTGGTGAGCTTCCTTTAGAAGTAGAAGATCTTGAAGATGAAGTTGCAGGATTAAATACCCGACTGGAAAAACTAGGAGGTGAACTTGGTTTAATCGACGATCAGATTAAAGCTAAGAAAATTCTTATTGATGAATCAAAAGCTTCAATTAAGAAATATACTGAGCAGCAAAAGAATGTGCGCAATAACAGAGAATACAATTCTTTAAGCAAAGAGATTGAATTTCAAGAATTAGAAATTCAATTAGCTGAAAAAAATATTAGAGAATACCGTGCTCAAATTGAGCAAAAAAATGCTGTTATTGATCAGACTAAAGAACGTGTTGGAGAGCGCCAAAAGCACTTAAAACATAAAAAACAAGAACTTGATGCAATTTTAGCAGAAACTGAAAAAGAAGAACAAGCGCTTTTATCTCAAAGTGAAGCATTTGAAAATTCTATAGATGAGCGTCTTGTAAAAGCCTACAACCGCATACGTTCAAACGTACGTAATGGCCTTGCTATAGTTGCTATTGAGCGTGGTGCTTCAGGAGGATCATTCTTTACTATTCCTCCGCAAGTTCAGGTAGAAATAGCTGGTCGCAAGAAAATCATTACAGATGAACATAGTGG
- a CDS encoding response regulator, whose translation MKKKMFFDKRLVVIFLLFSLISFGQRPGNNENERNIKIDSLIIDAVNLIGASNFTESVKKLEEARYLAQKIDNKSRAATASQLLSNVYLKQGEFDKANIEIRDAIITHQELKETDQLGKDYLYYSQILIKTNDSQRALPFLEQAETILIGSRDKGVTDDLASAYLYHGNILQELKKPEEALPKYENALALLLDQKKKNYFVIARIYIQSSRAYESLLSTEKSLDYAKKAHELSISNNFPQIELDALALLSTIYSNSKDYEKAFTYLNTYNQKRQTYFGDNGSNTKALTIRNALLSEIDPADYNPARLVQANKITTVLIIALFTILCLLALSLYKNNNLRAKANELLQAKNAELIIAKENAEKASVVKAQFLSTITHELRTPMYAVTGLTHLLLSENPTAEQKKHLDSLKFSGEYLLSLINNILDLNKLEADKVEVEKATFNLRKRVDDVLFALERSAQEKGNKLILEYDNAIPEQIVGDPLMMSQILINLIGNGNKFTRDGSIFVRINQISKNETQTYLHFEIEDTGEGISKKKQKDIFQNFTQGSVQINRKFGGTGLGLSIVKRLLNLQKSKIELESTLGKGSKFFFDIKYALPLSKDKEPEERVYEIDYESLKGRKILVVEDNKINQMITRKILEKNFMECDVADNGEIAIEKVRFETYDLVLMDIHMPGISGIEATEKIREFNKDLPILALTAVTIDENIDDFYLAGFNDIIPKPYKIEEFFSKIHNALKRKNVIL comes from the coding sequence ATGAAGAAAAAAATGTTTTTTGACAAAAGACTAGTTGTCATCTTTTTGTTATTCTCTCTTATTTCCTTTGGTCAAAGACCAGGTAATAATGAAAATGAGCGCAACATTAAAATTGACTCTCTCATTATAGATGCTGTAAATCTAATTGGAGCTTCAAATTTTACAGAATCTGTAAAAAAACTTGAAGAAGCACGATATCTTGCTCAAAAAATTGACAATAAAAGTAGAGCTGCTACTGCCAGTCAACTTCTTAGTAATGTATATTTAAAACAAGGTGAGTTTGATAAGGCTAATATTGAAATCAGGGATGCCATCATTACTCATCAAGAACTTAAAGAGACAGATCAGTTAGGTAAGGATTACTTATATTATTCTCAAATTTTAATCAAAACTAACGATTCACAGCGTGCGTTACCTTTTTTGGAACAGGCAGAAACGATATTAATAGGTTCTCGCGATAAAGGGGTTACAGATGATCTGGCTTCAGCCTACCTCTATCACGGTAACATCTTGCAAGAATTGAAAAAACCGGAAGAAGCATTACCTAAATATGAGAATGCACTGGCATTGCTTCTTGATCAAAAGAAAAAAAATTATTTTGTAATTGCTCGTATCTATATTCAAAGTTCACGGGCATATGAAAGCCTGTTATCTACAGAGAAGAGTTTAGATTATGCTAAAAAAGCACACGAGTTAAGCATAAGTAATAATTTTCCGCAGATAGAGTTAGATGCTTTAGCTCTATTAAGTACTATTTACAGTAATTCTAAAGATTACGAGAAGGCATTTACCTATCTTAATACATACAATCAAAAACGTCAAACCTACTTTGGTGACAACGGCTCTAATACAAAGGCATTAACCATACGCAATGCGCTTTTATCTGAGATTGACCCGGCAGATTATAATCCTGCAAGGCTGGTACAAGCCAATAAAATCACCACAGTTCTAATTATTGCTCTATTTACGATACTGTGTCTTCTAGCGCTATCGCTTTATAAAAACAACAATCTAAGAGCAAAAGCAAACGAGTTGCTACAAGCTAAAAATGCAGAATTAATTATAGCTAAAGAAAATGCAGAAAAAGCTTCTGTTGTAAAAGCGCAATTTTTATCTACAATTACACACGAGCTGCGTACACCTATGTATGCGGTGACAGGGTTAACTCATTTGTTATTAAGTGAAAATCCTACAGCTGAGCAAAAGAAACACCTGGATTCTTTAAAATTTTCTGGTGAATATTTACTCTCACTTATTAATAACATTCTTGATCTTAACAAACTCGAAGCAGATAAGGTAGAAGTAGAAAAGGCAACTTTTAATCTGCGCAAACGTGTAGACGATGTGCTTTTTGCGCTAGAACGATCTGCTCAGGAAAAAGGTAATAAACTCATATTAGAATATGACAATGCTATACCAGAACAAATTGTAGGTGATCCACTTATGATGTCTCAAATTCTAATAAATCTTATAGGGAACGGAAATAAATTTACCCGTGATGGCAGCATTTTTGTTAGAATTAATCAAATAAGTAAAAATGAAACTCAAACCTATCTTCATTTTGAAATTGAGGATACGGGTGAAGGAATCAGCAAGAAAAAACAGAAAGATATTTTTCAGAACTTCACACAGGGTTCTGTTCAAATTAACAGAAAATTTGGTGGTACTGGCTTAGGTCTCTCTATCGTAAAACGATTATTAAACTTACAGAAGAGTAAAATAGAACTGGAAAGTACACTCGGAAAAGGATCAAAATTTTTCTTTGATATTAAATATGCCCTACCATTGAGTAAAGACAAAGAACCCGAAGAACGCGTATACGAGATTGATTATGAATCTTTAAAAGGAAGAAAAATCCTCGTTGTAGAAGACAATAAAATTAATCAAATGATCACCCGTAAAATCTTAGAAAAGAATTTTATGGAATGTGATGTTGCAGATAACGGAGAGATTGCCATAGAAAAAGTAAGATTTGAAACTTATGACCTTGTTCTTATGGATATTCATATGCCGGGAATTAGCGGTATAGAAGCAACCGAAAAAATTAGAGAGTTTAATAAAGACCTTCCTATTCTCGCCTTAACCGCTGTAACTATAGATGAAAATATAGACGATTTCTATCTTGCAGGATTTAATGACATCATTCCGAAGCCTTATAAAATTGAAGAATTCTTCTCTAAAATACACAATGCATTAAAGCGTAAAAATGTTATTCTCTAA
- the lpxK gene encoding tetraacyldisaccharide 4'-kinase produces the protein MKNARKILWPFAIPYDGVTRLRNYLFDQSFFDSYSYDFPVIGIGNLSTGGTGKSPMTEYVVSLLKDTYCTATLSRGYGRDTKGYLEVTPDLQASDTGDEPLQFARKFRDVRVAVCEDRVVGISKLRDSLPQPELIVLDDVYQHRKVKPGLLILLTAFDDLFYNDFVLPAGNLRESRQGADRADCVVVTKCPQNLSIEKQQEIQKKISIYTDATVYFATINYGKPQSKTGVVRWDVFNKKQITVVTGIAKPKPFLKYLDKEYLSYTHLQFADHHNFSDDELKKLDEYPVILTTEKDFVRLNGKLNKAALFYIPITFNFHRNTEEFNRLILNFAQSNSVRE, from the coding sequence GTGAAGAACGCTCGTAAAATACTCTGGCCTTTTGCTATCCCCTATGATGGGGTGACGCGTTTGCGGAATTATCTTTTTGACCAGTCTTTTTTTGATTCTTATTCCTATGATTTTCCTGTAATAGGTATAGGTAATCTATCTACTGGTGGCACCGGAAAATCTCCAATGACAGAGTATGTTGTTTCTCTATTGAAAGATACCTACTGTACAGCCACACTTAGCAGAGGATATGGTAGGGATACTAAAGGATATCTTGAGGTGACTCCAGATTTGCAAGCTAGCGATACGGGAGACGAACCTTTGCAATTTGCCAGAAAGTTTAGAGATGTGCGTGTTGCTGTTTGTGAAGACCGTGTTGTAGGTATTTCAAAATTACGAGATTCATTACCACAACCTGAATTAATTGTCTTAGATGACGTGTATCAACACCGAAAGGTAAAGCCGGGTTTGCTTATTTTGCTTACCGCCTTTGATGATTTATTTTACAATGATTTTGTTTTACCTGCAGGAAATTTAAGAGAAAGCAGGCAAGGAGCAGATAGAGCAGATTGTGTTGTGGTGACTAAATGTCCTCAAAATTTGTCAATTGAAAAGCAACAGGAAATACAAAAGAAGATATCAATATATACTGATGCTACCGTTTATTTTGCAACTATAAACTACGGAAAGCCACAATCTAAAACAGGTGTTGTAAGGTGGGATGTGTTTAATAAAAAACAAATAACAGTAGTTACGGGTATTGCTAAACCTAAACCTTTTTTGAAGTATTTAGATAAGGAGTACTTAAGCTACACCCATCTTCAATTTGCAGACCATCATAATTTTTCTGATGACGAACTCAAAAAACTTGATGAGTATCCTGTTATTCTTACTACCGAAAAGGATTTTGTGCGACTTAATGGAAAACTGAATAAAGCAGCTCTATTTTACATCCCCATTACTTTTAATTTTCATAGAAATACGGAAGAATTTAATCGTCTTATTCTAAACTTCGCACAATCAAATTCAGTTAGAGAATAA
- the gap gene encoding type I glyceraldehyde-3-phosphate dehydrogenase, with the protein MSKIKIGINGFGRIGRRLFRLLYDHPLIEVIAINDRADGATLAHLLKYDSIHGIFKKDISFSSGKLRVDNKEISLYQFSEPKNIPWLSHNLDLVVESTGKFKTYDLLEGHLKAGAPKVILSVPAADDRIKTIVLGVNDNLITGDELIISNASCTTNNAAPMIKVVNDLCGVKQAYITTVHSYTTDQSLHDQPHPDLRRARAAGLSIVPTTTGAAKALTKIFPELSNVIGGCGIRVPVPNGSLTDVTLNVARDTTIEEINEAFKKASETYLKGILEYTTVPLVSIDIVGNENSCILDSQMTSVIGNLVKLIGWYDNETGYSARIIDLIIKISRKS; encoded by the coding sequence ATGTCTAAAATTAAAATTGGAATTAATGGATTTGGCCGCATTGGCCGAAGACTGTTTCGTTTGTTATACGATCACCCGTTGATAGAGGTTATTGCAATAAATGACCGTGCAGATGGCGCCACACTTGCGCATTTATTAAAATATGATAGTATCCACGGAATTTTTAAAAAAGACATTTCATTTTCTAGTGGAAAATTAAGGGTTGATAATAAAGAAATTAGTCTTTATCAATTTAGTGAGCCTAAAAATATCCCCTGGTTATCGCATAATCTTGACCTTGTAGTTGAGAGTACGGGCAAGTTTAAAACTTACGATTTACTTGAAGGTCATCTAAAAGCGGGTGCACCTAAAGTTATTCTAAGCGTCCCGGCAGCAGATGACCGTATTAAAACTATTGTTTTAGGTGTAAATGACAACCTAATTACGGGAGACGAATTAATTATTTCTAATGCGAGTTGCACCACTAACAATGCTGCTCCTATGATTAAAGTAGTAAACGATCTATGTGGTGTTAAACAAGCATATATTACCACAGTACATTCCTATACAACAGATCAAAGTTTACACGATCAACCTCACCCAGATTTAAGAAGAGCTCGTGCTGCAGGACTATCTATCGTACCCACAACAACGGGAGCTGCAAAAGCGCTTACTAAGATTTTTCCAGAACTTTCTAATGTAATTGGAGGATGTGGTATACGAGTACCGGTTCCTAACGGTTCATTAACAGATGTCACTTTAAATGTCGCTCGAGATACAACTATCGAAGAAATAAATGAAGCATTTAAAAAAGCTTCAGAAACGTATTTGAAAGGCATTTTAGAATATACAACGGTGCCTTTAGTCTCTATAGATATTGTAGGTAACGAAAATTCCTGCATTCTTGATTCACAAATGACTTCCGTAATTGGTAATTTAGTCAAATTAATAGGTTGGTACGATAACGAGACCGGCTACTCTGCCCGAATCATAGATTTAATTATTAAAATCTCACGAAAATCTTAA
- a CDS encoding Nif3-like dinuclear metal center hexameric protein, whose protein sequence is MIINEVIKALEEFAPLAYAEDFDNVGLLLGDKNKEVSGILVALDTLEKTVDTAIAKNCNFIVSFHPIVFSGLKKITGKNYVERVVLKAIKNDIAIYAIHTALDNMPHGVSKGMCDALNLINRKILIPKKGVIKKLTTYVPEAEIEHVRNALFNAGAGNIGNYDSCSFNTSGVGTFTGNANSNPTKGNRGEFQKENEIQLHVTFEARLESKILQTLFNAHSYEEVAYEVTTLDNINQNIGMGMLGELPEAMNALPFLQLVSKNFNAKGVRHSMLLDKPIKKVAVLGGSGSFAIDAAISSGADALITADLKYHQFYQAENKLILVDIGHYESEQFTKNILTDFLTKKFTNFAVVLEDENTNPIKYL, encoded by the coding sequence ATGATAATTAACGAAGTTATTAAAGCCTTAGAAGAGTTTGCACCTCTGGCTTATGCCGAAGATTTTGACAATGTAGGACTCCTTCTAGGAGATAAGAATAAAGAAGTTAGTGGTATTTTAGTGGCCCTAGATACCCTTGAAAAAACGGTAGATACTGCAATTGCTAAAAATTGCAACTTTATTGTAAGTTTTCATCCTATTGTTTTTAGCGGACTAAAAAAAATAACGGGTAAAAATTATGTGGAGCGTGTAGTTTTAAAAGCTATAAAAAATGATATCGCTATTTATGCGATTCACACAGCTTTAGATAATATGCCCCACGGCGTTAGTAAAGGTATGTGTGACGCTTTAAATCTTATTAATAGAAAAATTCTTATTCCTAAAAAAGGGGTTATTAAAAAACTTACAACTTATGTCCCCGAAGCGGAAATTGAACACGTACGTAATGCATTGTTTAATGCCGGCGCAGGCAATATTGGCAATTATGATTCCTGTAGTTTTAATACATCAGGGGTTGGTACGTTTACAGGTAATGCAAATAGCAATCCTACAAAGGGTAATCGTGGTGAGTTTCAAAAAGAGAATGAAATTCAACTTCACGTAACTTTTGAGGCGCGTTTAGAATCAAAAATACTCCAGACCCTTTTTAATGCACATTCTTATGAGGAAGTTGCTTATGAAGTCACCACGCTAGATAATATAAATCAAAATATAGGAATGGGAATGCTTGGCGAACTTCCTGAAGCGATGAATGCATTGCCTTTTTTACAATTAGTCTCAAAAAACTTCAATGCAAAAGGGGTACGCCACTCGATGCTGCTCGACAAACCTATTAAAAAAGTAGCTGTTTTAGGCGGAAGCGGAAGTTTTGCCATAGATGCTGCAATTAGCTCTGGAGCAGACGCTTTGATCACCGCAGATTTAAAATACCATCAGTTTTATCAAGCTGAAAATAAACTTATACTGGTAGATATAGGTCACTATGAAAGTGAGCAATTCACAAAAAATATTCTTACTGACTTTCTTACGAAAAAATTTACTAATTTTGCAGTCGTTTTAGAAGACGAAAACACCAATCCTATTAAGTATTTATAA
- a CDS encoding MFS transporter: MFSLFSSYLNTFKGLSKEVWWLALITLVNRAGAMVIPFLSLYLKDDLQFSLSDVGWVMTCFGFGSLAGSWLGGLLSDKIGFYKTILLSLVGTGLGFFCLQFITGFWAICFGFFILIAIADLSRPAFFVALSAYSKPENKTRSLTLIRLAINLGFSAGPAIGGLIIAGIGYYGLFWVDGVTCILAGFILIKTLNPKKAKVTDEEKLIENPLSPYKDRLYLIFLIALALFGVVFVQYFSTVPLFYKEIKGLSESQIGLLLGLNGLVIFLFEMPLIAFAERRGWSQISSVIGGLLLTGISFGFFFVNGYNSTLILGMIVATLGEMIAFPFGNALALRRAKLGRQGAYMGLYSMSFSLSHIFGHNTGMQLVNKFGYDSTWLFMGGVTLLALVLLLYVKNILAKEKNQTLDLSKI, from the coding sequence ATGTTTAGTCTGTTTTCTTCATACCTCAACACCTTTAAAGGACTTTCAAAAGAAGTATGGTGGCTTGCACTCATTACCCTGGTTAATCGTGCAGGTGCAATGGTGATTCCTTTTTTATCGCTTTACCTTAAAGATGACTTGCAGTTTAGCTTATCTGATGTAGGCTGGGTGATGACCTGTTTTGGATTTGGTTCACTTGCAGGGTCGTGGTTAGGAGGTCTCCTTTCTGACAAAATAGGGTTTTATAAAACTATATTGTTAAGTCTTGTAGGTACAGGACTGGGTTTCTTCTGTCTTCAGTTTATAACCGGGTTTTGGGCAATATGCTTTGGCTTTTTTATCTTAATTGCAATTGCAGACCTATCAAGACCCGCATTTTTTGTAGCACTAAGTGCTTATAGTAAACCCGAAAATAAAACTCGCTCGTTAACTCTAATTCGCCTTGCCATAAATCTGGGCTTTTCTGCAGGCCCTGCCATTGGCGGACTCATAATTGCAGGAATAGGCTATTACGGATTATTCTGGGTAGATGGTGTAACCTGCATTCTTGCAGGCTTTATACTTATAAAAACATTAAATCCTAAAAAAGCTAAAGTTACCGATGAGGAAAAATTAATAGAAAATCCGCTTTCTCCATATAAAGATAGGCTGTACCTCATTTTTTTGATAGCTCTTGCACTATTTGGGGTCGTATTTGTACAATATTTTTCAACGGTTCCTCTATTTTATAAAGAGATAAAAGGGCTTTCTGAATCTCAAATAGGCTTACTACTTGGGTTAAATGGTCTTGTTATTTTTCTGTTTGAAATGCCTTTAATTGCATTTGCAGAACGCAGAGGCTGGTCTCAAATATCTAGCGTGATAGGTGGTTTGCTGCTTACCGGTATTAGTTTTGGTTTTTTCTTTGTTAATGGTTATAACAGCACTTTAATATTAGGAATGATCGTTGCCACTTTAGGGGAAATGATTGCATTTCCGTTTGGCAATGCTTTGGCATTACGCAGGGCTAAATTAGGTAGACAAGGAGCGTATATGGGATTGTACAGTATGTCATTTTCATTATCTCATATATTTGGCCACAATACAGGTATGCAGCTGGTAAACAAATTTGGTTATGACAGCACGTGGTTATTTATGGGAGGTGTTACATTACTTGCATTAGTACTTCTACTATATGTAAAAAACATACTTGCGAAAGAAAAAAATCAAACTCTTGACTTATCTAAAATTTAG
- a CDS encoding DUF1328 domain-containing protein, producing the protein MKRFTLPFLIIALITGIYGFGGFNLWATEAARVLFLISADLFVVSLFAKFLFKNNQDQIAQRVKS; encoded by the coding sequence ATGAAACGATTTACACTTCCTTTTTTGATTATAGCACTTATAACAGGGATTTACGGTTTTGGGGGTTTTAATCTATGGGCTACCGAGGCAGCACGCGTATTATTCTTAATATCTGCAGATTTATTTGTTGTTTCGCTTTTTGCTAAATTTCTATTTAAAAATAATCAGGATCAAATTGCCCAACGGGTAAAATCATAG
- the lipA gene encoding lipoyl synthase, producing MITETIAAPVRTPKPKWLRVKLPTGKKYTELRSLVDKYDLHTICTSGSCPNMGECWSEGTATFMILGNVCTRSCGFCGVKTGRPDTLDWEEPEKVARSIKLMNIKHAVITSVDRDDLKDMGSIMWAETVKAIRRMNPNTTLETLIPDFQGNERNIDRIIEVSPEVVSHNMETVKRLTREVRIQAQYERSLGVLKYLKDNGIRRTKSGIMLGLGETEEEVLQVMRDLRSANVDIVTIGQYLQPSKKHLPVKQFITPDQFKKYEVLGLEMGFRHVESGALVRSSYKAQKHLL from the coding sequence ATGATTACTGAAACGATTGCAGCACCTGTAAGAACTCCTAAACCGAAGTGGCTACGGGTAAAATTACCTACAGGTAAAAAATATACAGAACTTAGAAGTCTTGTAGATAAATACGATTTACATACAATTTGCACTTCGGGCAGTTGTCCTAATATGGGAGAATGCTGGAGTGAAGGGACGGCTACATTTATGATTTTAGGCAATGTATGTACGCGTTCTTGTGGATTTTGCGGAGTTAAAACCGGAAGACCAGATACTTTAGACTGGGAAGAACCAGAAAAAGTTGCACGTTCTATTAAGCTAATGAATATTAAGCATGCGGTTATTACTTCTGTTGATCGTGATGACTTAAAAGATATGGGTTCTATTATGTGGGCAGAAACGGTAAAAGCAATTCGTCGTATGAACCCAAATACTACTTTAGAAACTCTAATACCAGATTTTCAGGGAAATGAGCGAAATATAGACCGTATTATTGAAGTTTCTCCAGAAGTGGTATCTCACAATATGGAAACTGTAAAACGTCTTACTCGTGAAGTGCGTATACAGGCGCAATATGAGCGTAGCCTGGGAGTTTTAAAATATTTGAAAGATAACGGTATTAGACGCACCAAGTCTGGCATTATGCTTGGTTTAGGTGAAACCGAAGAGGAAGTTTTACAGGTTATGCGTGATCTTAGAAGCGCAAATGTGGATATTGTAACAATAGGTCAATACCTTCAACCCTCTAAAAAACACTTACCTGTTAAGCAATTTATTACTCCAGATCAATTTAAAAAATATGAAGTGCTGGGTCTAGAAATGGGCTTTAGACACGTAGAAAGCGGGGCTCTAGTGCGCTCTTCATATAAAGCTCAAAAACACCTTCTTTAG